The nucleotide sequence CGCGCAGCTTCACCAGTTCCTGGGTAGCGTGCGGCAGCGAGGACTCCTCGATCGGCCGGTTCGCGGCGCCGAGACGCTTGACGTACTTGACGATGACGTCGTTCTCGAACAGGTTGATGCGCGGTTCCATGATCTTTCCTCTCCTTCGGTTCTGCACACATGACGAGTGAGGCCGAGAGGTTGTGACAGCTTTGGACGTGACGCCGGTCACCCGTGGAAGAGATCCGCGAGGATCTCCGCACCGTCGACGACGCGGGGGCCAGGCCGGTTGAAGTAGGCCGGCCCGTCCAAGACGTGCACGGCCGGGATGTCGTCCCAGCCTGGCAAGCCGGTCAGCAGCGGTAGTTCCGCCTCGGTCCGCTCCGGTGGGAAGCCACAGGGCATGAGCAGCAGCACGTCGGGTCTCGCCGCGACGACGGCGTTCCACGTGATCGGCCGGATGTGTTCGCCCGCGGCGGCGAGCAGCGGGATGCCACCGGCGGCGTCGATCTGCTCCGGGACCCAGTGCCCGGCGGGCCAGAGCGGGTCGAGCCATTCGATGGCCGCCACCCTCGGCCGCGGTCGCCCCGCGACTCGGTCCCGGACCGCCGCCAAACGGTCCCGGAGAAGACGGGTCTCAGCGGCCGCGCGTTCGGAGACGCCCAGCACCTCGCCGAGCGTGGTCAAGCAACTGAAGATGCCGTCGAGCGTTCGCGGTTCGAGGCTGACCACCTTCGTGTCGCCGTCCATCGCGCGCACGGTCTCCGACACTGCCGGTAGGAGACCGCGCAGACGTCGCAGAGATCCTGCGTGAGGACGACGTCGGGTTCGGCCGCCGCGAGCAGCGTGGCGTCCAGGGAGTACAGGGCCGACCCGCGATGCTCCCCGCCGACGGCCGCCGAAATCTCCCGGCTCGACAGGACGTCGTGGTCGATCGTGCTGCTCGTGACCACCGGGACGTCGTCCAGCGCGCCGGGTGGCCAGTCGCATTCGTGGGTCCGGCCTGCCAGTGACGGCAGGAGGCCGAGAGCCGCGACGAAGTCGGTCGCGGCGGGGAGCAGCGAGACGATCCGCATCCGTCCACGGTAGGTGACCAGCGCATTCTGCACATCTGCGCGGAGCAAATGCGTGAAAGTGCGCTAACAGAGCATTGACGTTGCACAAAACTGCACCTAACGTGACACCTATTGCGCACAACTGGCACGGATGGGGAGTTCATGAGCGGGACCTTCATGGCGGCGGAGATCGCGAGCCAGCCCGGCTTCTGGCGGGAAGCGGCGGCGCTGGCCTCGGCGAACAGTGACCTGTTGCCGCCGCCGGGCGCGCGGGTCGCGATCGTCGGCTGCGGCACCTCGTGGTTCATCGGCCAGGCGTACGCCGTCCTTCGCGAGTCCGCCGGGCTCGGCGAGACCGACGCCTTCGCCGCGTCGGAGTTCCCGTCCGCCCGGGGTTACGACCACGTCGTGGCGTTGACCAGGTCGGGTACGACGACCGAGGTCCACGCCTTGCTGGCGAAGCTGCGGGGCAAGACGCCGACCATCGCGATCACCGGCGTGCCGCGCGAGATCGAGGCCGCCGCGGACACGATCGTCGACCTTTCCGTGGTGGACGAACGCTCGGTCGTGCAGACCCGGTTCGCCACGACGGCGCTGGCGATGCTGCGCGCCCACCTCGGCGAGGACCTGACCGCGGTCGCCGACCAGGCCGAACGCGTACTCGCCGAACCGTTGCCCGACGAACTGGTCACCGCGGAGCAGTTCAGCTTCCTCGGCACCGGCTGGTCCGTGGGCATCGCGAACGAGGCGGCGCTCAAGTTCCGCGAGGCCTGCCTACTGTGGACGGAGTCGTACCCGGCCTGGGATTACCGGCACGGCCCGATCAGCATCAGCGAGCCGGGCCGTGTGACCTGGATGTTCGGGCAGGCGCCGGAAGGGCTGGCCGGCGACGTCGCCCGCGCGGGCGGCCTGTTCGTCGAGAGCGGCCTGGACCCGTTGGCGGACCTGGTCCGCGCGCAGCGTGTCGCCGGGGCCATCGCCGCCCGCAAGGGACTCGACCCGGACAACCCCCGCAGCCTCACCCGTTCCGTCGTCCTGACCTGAGGCCGCCGTGATCGTCACCGTCACGCCGAACACCGCGCTGGACGTCACGTACACAGTGGACGGTCTACGGCCCGGTGACGTGCACCGCGTACGGGACGTGCGGCATCGGGCGGGTGGCAAGGGCGTCAACGTCGCCCGCGTGCTGCACACCCTCGGTGCCGACGTCCGTGCGGTCTTCACCGCGGGTGGCTCGACGGGAGCCGCCGTCGTGGGTGAGCTCGCGGCGGCGGGCATCGCGGCGGGCGTCGTTCCGATCGGCGGCGAAACCCGGCGCACCACCACGGTTCTCGCGGGCGACGGATCGGTCACGCTGCTCAACGAGCCGGGGCCACGGCTCACCGAGGACGAATGGCAAGCGCTTGCGTCGGCCGTCAGAACCCGAAAACCGGACGTACTCGTCTGTTCGGGCAGCCTGCCGCCCGGAGCCGGGGGATACGCCGGGCTCTTCGGCGACACACCGTCCATCTTGGACACTTCCGGCGAGGCACTGCTCGCCGGACTGGCCGGGAAGCCGTCCGTGGTCAAGCCGAACGCGGACGAGCTGCGCGAGGTCACCGGCCTGAGTGACCCCGTGGCCGCCGCGAACGAGCTTCGCAAGGCCGGGGCGGGCGCCGTCGTCGTCTCGCTGGGGCCCGAGGGGCTGCTGGCGGTGACCGGATCCGGCACCTGGCACGCGGCACCGTCCACTGTGCTCCGTGGCAACACCACCGGTGCGGGTGACGCCGTCGTCGCGGCGCTGGCGCTGGGGCTCAGCCGCGTCGAACCGTGGCCGGACATCCTGCGCCGGGCCGTCGCGCTGTCCGGGGCGGCCGTGCTCGGCCCGCTCGCCGGCGACGTCGACCTCGCGCACTACCAAGCCGAACAGGGGCTGGTCGCCGTGCGCGCCCGCCCGGACTAGGAGAACTGCCATGCCTCTGGTGGGAGCCGGGGAGATAGTCGGAGCCGCCGCGGCGGCCAGGAGCGGCTGTGGCGCGTTCAACGCGATCCAGCTCGAACACATCACCGCCATCGTCGACGGCGCGGCCGCGGCCGAAAGGCCGGTGATCGTGCAGCTGAGCCAGAACGCCGTGAAGTACCACGGCTCGCTGGCGCCGGTGGGCGCGGCGGCGCTGGCCGCGGCGAGAAGCGCCGCCACACCGGTCGCCGTGCACCTCGACCACGCCGAATCGGCCGACCTCGTCCGCGAGGCGGTCGCGCTCGGCTTCGGCTCCGTCATGTTCGACGCGTCCAAACTGGACTACACCGACAACGTGCGGACGACCAGGGAAGTCGCCGCGTACTGCCACGACCACGGGGTCTGGGTCGAGGCCGAACTCGGCGAGGTCGGGGGCAAGGACGGCGTCCACGCGCCCGGCGCGCGCACCGATCCGGACGAGGCGGCGGAGTTCGTCGCGTCCACCGGGGTCGACGCGCTCGCGGTGGCGGTGGGCAGTTCGCACGCCATGCTCACCCGGGACGCCGCACTGGACTTCGAGCTGATCGCGCGGCTGCGGGAGCGTGTGCCGGTGCCGCTGGTGCTGCACGGTTCGTCCGGCGTACCGGACGACGGGCTCGCCGAGGCGGTACGGGCCGGAATGACGAAGATCAACATCGCCACCCAGCTCAACAAGGTGTTCACGGCGGCCGCCGCGGAAGACTGGCGCGCGCATCCGGAGCGCGTCGACCCGCGAAAGTACCTCGGTGCCGGGCGCGCCGCGGTCGCCGTCGAGGTGCGGCGGTTGCTGGGAGTGCTCAAGCTTTGATCGGGTTGAACCGGTCAAGGTGACGATTGAGCAGACTTTGCGCGATTGACTGTTGACATGTGCGCGAAACCTCACAAAACTGCGCAACAACAAGCAGAACTTGTGTGATCTTCGATCCAGGTGGTGGCGGATGCGGGTAGGCAGGCTCACGACAGTGACATCAGCGACGGCAGGGGTGGCGCTCCTGCTCGCGGGATGCGGCGGCGGGGACACGGCCGGTGGCACCGGCGAGAACGCGCTTCCGGGCGTCGACCAGTTCCTCAACGCGCCTTGTCCGGAGGCGGCGGCGAAACCCGCCACGGACAAGGAATTCACGTACTGGTCGATGTGGACGGCCGACGAGCCGCAGGGCAAGGTCCTCCAGAAGGCCTTCAAATGCTTCCAGGAGAAGACCGGCGTCAAGGTCGACGTGCAGTGGCTGGGCCGCAAGGCCTACACGCAGAACCTGGTGCCCGCGCTGAACACCGACGCCGTGCCGGACCTGTTCGACCAGGACGTCAGCAAGGTCGGCGCGGCGGTCATGACGCCGGGCGGCACGCAGAGCGTCGACGACGTGTTCGCGATGAAGGTCGGCGAAGGCGACAAGACCGTCAAGGACGTGCTTTCGCCCAGCTCGTACGATTTCCCGCAGAACAAGGATCGCGAGGGCCACAACTTCATGGTCCCGTACACGATCCAGTCGAGCGCGTGGTGGTTCAACAAGGACACCGCCGGCGACATCCAGCAGCCGAAGACGATGGACGAGCTGATCGGCCTGTTCGACAAGGCGAAGGCCGACGGCAAGGCCGCCATCAGCCTCGACGGCGACATCCCGTTCTACAACATGTACTTCTACACCCAGCTCGCCGAGCGGTACGTCGGTGCGGGCGGGCTCTACAAGGCCGCGACCGACAAGACCGGCCAGGCGTGGAAGACCGAGCCCGGCTTCCTCAAGGCGGCCACCGAAACCGCGAAGCTGCCCAAGTACTTCATCGATGGCTGGGACGCGGCGAAGTTCCCGCAGGTGCAGCAGCGCTGGGCGGACGGCGACTCCCGGTTCCTCTACGTCGGCAGCTGGGCGCCGAGCGAGACCCGCGAGTACCTGGACAAGCAGGGCGCCGGAACGAAGATCAACTACGGCTCCTTCCAGTTCCCGATGTCCGAAGGCGCCACGCACGACACCGTCGAGCAGATGTCGATCGGCTTCTCGGTGACCAAGAAGGCCAAGCACCCCGAGGCGGCCAAGGCGTTCATCGCCTACTTCCTCAACAAGGACCTGCTCGCCGGGATCCCGATCGTGGCCGACAACCTCGTGCCGCGCGCCGACCTCGCCGTGCCGGACGACCTCAAACAGGTCAAGGCCGCGCTGGACGACCCGAAGAAGGAACACGTCCTGCAGTACGACGGGATCGACGGCGTCGCCGGCGGCAAATGGCAGACCGACGTCTTCGACCCCGCCGACATCGCGCTGCTGAAGGGCCAGATCACCCCGCAGCAGTTCGTGGACCAGCTCGCCACCAAGGGCGCCGAGTTCTGGAAGAACCAGGGCTGATGGCGACGGTCACGACGCCGACGACGCCGACGACACCGTCGGCGAGGTCGGTGAACGCCGGGGCGCACCTGCGCCGCAAGAAACGGCTGTTCTGGCCGTTCGCCGCGCCGGCACTGGTGCTGTACCTGGCCTTCCTGGTACTGCCGACGATCGCGACCGTGGTGCTGAGCTTCACCAGCTGGGCCGGCGCGGGGGACACGCCGGAACCCAACGGCGTCACCAACTACACGCAGATGTGGGCGAGCGACTCGTTCCAGTACGCCTTCCGCAACACGCTGATCTACGTGTTCCTCGGCGGGATCGGCACGTTCGCGCTGGCGTTCCTGTTCACCATGGTGCTGCGGGACATGAAGGGTGGCAAGATCGTCCGCGCCATCCTGTTCTTCCCGAACATCGTGGCGCCGGTCGCGCTCGGCATGTTCCTCGGCTTCGTCTTCAAGTACCAGCCGGGGAAACAGGGCCTGGCGAACTACGTGCTGGAAAGTCTCGGCGCGGACGCGGCGAAGTTCCTCGCACCGTCCAATGTGACCGGTGTGGTGACGGCGTCGCTGATCTGGGCCAGCTCGGGTTTCTACATCACCATCCTGATGGCCGCGGTCGACCGCATCCCGCCGTATCTCTACGAGGACGCCGAGCTGGGCGGCGCTTCGCCATGGCAGAAGTTCAAGCACATCACGCTGCCGATGACCTGGGACGTCGTCGGGGTCGCCGGGGTGCTGTGGACGATCAACGCGCTCAAGATCTTCGAGCTGGTGTTCGTGCTGGCCGGTCCGGGCACCTACGCCCCGCCCAACGAGGCGTGGACGCTGGGGATCTACGTGTTCGACCGGACCTTCGGCTCGAACGGCACCCCGGACTTCGGTGCCGCGTGTGCCTGCGCGGTGGCGATGATCGCGCTGGTGTCCGTGCTCGTGGTCCTGCTCCGCCGGTTGATGCGCCGTGACGCGATCCAGTTCTGAGGGAGACGAAATGTCCGTCACCGACGTCGAGGTGCCTGCGCGCCCGTCGCCGAAACCGGTGCGCAAACCGCCACGCAAACCGCGTCCGGCGCCCGGCTCCAAACGGTTCAGCCCGTTGCGGGTACTGGGTTCCACGATCGTGTGGCTGTTCACCGCGGGCAACATCCTGGTGCTGTACTGGCTGCTCACGGCGTCGTTCAAGACGCCGGTGGAGATCTTCACCAAGCCGTTCGCCCTGCCGTACCAGTGGTTCCACGTCGGCAAGCCGTTCCGGAACTTCATCTACGCCTGGAACAACGCCGGTTTCGGGCAGGCCGTGCTGACCACCGTGCTCCTGGTCGGGCTGGCGACGGTCGTGACCGTCGCCGTCTCGGCGCCCTGCGCGTATGCCCTGACCAGGCTCGGTGTCCGCGGTGCCGGCCCGATGACGAACGTCGTCGCGATCGGGATGGGCGTGCCGTTCCAGACCGTGATCATCCCGCTGTTCGTGGTGCTCAGCAAAGTGCACCTGGACAACGAGTACGGCCTGTTCGTGCTGTACGTGGCGCTGTCGATCCCGTTCACGGTGTTCCTCATGACGGGCTTCTTCCGGTCGCTGCCGGACGAACTGGAGGAGGCGGCCGCGCTCGACGGCGCCTCGCCGACGCGCACGTTCTTCTCGGTCATGCTGCCGCTGACCCGGGGCGGCATGATCACCGCGCTGACGCTGAACGCCATCGGCCTGTGGAACGAGACGCTGCTGGCGATCGTGTTCCTCAAGGACCAGGCGCATTTCACGCTGTCGCGCGCGCTCTTCACCTTCTACGGGGCCGCGAGCTACCAGTCGGAGTACGGCGGCCTGATCGCCGGGGTGGCGATCGTCGTGCTCCCGATGCTCGTGCTCTACCTCGTGCTCGCCCGCCGGATCATCACCGGCCTGACCCTCGGCGCCGGAAAGTAGGACCTGATGGCCACCGTGACCTTCTCCGACACCACCCGGTTCTACGCCGGAGTGGACCGCCCCGCGGTCGACGGCCTCGACCTCGAGGTCGCCGACGGCGAATTCCTGGTGCTGGTCGGCCCGTCCGGCTGCGGGAAGTCGACCACGCTGCGCATGCTCGCCGGGCTGGAAGGCGTCGACGACGGTTCCATCCACATCGGCGACCGCGACGTCACCGAACTCCCGCCGAAGGACCGGGACATCGCCATGGTGTTCCAGAACTACGCGCTCTACCCGCATATGACGGTGGGGGAGAACATCGGTTTCCATCTGAAGCTGGCGAAGATGGCCAAGGCCGAACGCGAACGCAAGGTGCGCGAAGCCGCGGGCGTCCTCGACCTGACCGAGTACCTGGACCGCAAACCCGCGAACCTGTCCGGCGGGCAGCGGCAGCGCGTCGCGATGGGGCGGGCGATCGTGCGCGAGCCCAGTGTGTTCCTGATGGACGAACCACTGTCCAATCTGGACGCGAAGCTCCGGGTGCAGACGCGGACCCAGATCGCGTCCCTGCAGCGGCGGCTGGGCATCACGACGCTCTACGTCACGCACGACCAGGTCGAGGCGATGACCATGGGCGACCGGGTCGCGGTGCTGAAGGACGGGATCCTGCAGCAGTGCGACACTCCGGTCGGGCTGTTCGCGAAGCCGGTCAACGTGTTCGTCGCCGGGTTCATCGGCTCGCCCGCGATGAATCTCCTGAAGACCACTGTGGACGCTGATGGCGCCGTCGCCGGTGGTACGCGGCTGCCGTTGACTCCTGCGCAACGTTCGGCGCTGACCGGTCCCGGCATCGTCGTCGGCGTCCGGCCCGAGGGCTGGACGATCGGGGACGGCGGTTTCGAGGCCGTCGTCGAGGTCGTCGAGGAACTGGGCAGCGACCAGTATCTCTACTGCCGGGACGGCGACCGCGTGCTGACGGTCCGCACCCCGGGCATGGCCCCGTGGCAGCGTGGCGAGCCGATCACGCTGACGCCGCAACCGGGCGCGGTGCACCTGTTCGACGCCGCCACCGGCGATCGGCTCCCGGACGCATGACCCGCCTGTACCGCACCGGGTTACTGCTGCCCGCCGCCGAGCTGGGGCCGGAGAACCCGTTGCCACCGCTTCGGAAGCCCGAAGCGGTGGCCAAGGTGTCCAATGTGGACGAGCTGCCACCGGACCTGGCGGAGAACATCGGCTACGGCCGTCTGGACACGCCGCTGCCGTGTCTGCTGCAGGACGGCTACACCCGCGAGCGCACGGAACGCGAGCTTGCGGCGCTGGTGCTGGAGAACGACGAACTCCGCGCCACCGTGCTGCCGTCACTGGGCGGACGGCTGTACTCGCTGGTGCACAAGCCGTCGGGCCGCGAGCTGCTCTACCGTAATCCGGTGTTCCAGCCCGCGAACCTCGCCCTGCGGGACGCGTGGTTCGCGGGCGGTGTCGAATGGAACCTCGGGAGTACCGGGCACACGACGCTGACCTGCGAGCCGATGTTCGCCGCGGAGATCGAGGGCCCGGACGGCACGCCGATGCTGCGGCTGTGGGAGTGGGAACGCACTCGCGACCTGCCTTACCAGATCGACTTCTGGCTGCCCGACGGGTCGGATCACCTGCTTGTGGCCGTGCGGGTGCGGAATCCGCATCCCCACGACGTCCCGGTGTACTGGTGGTCGAATATCGCGGTGCCGCAGAACGAAGGCACCCGGGTGCTCGCTCCCGCGACCCAGGCGTGGCACTACGGCTATTCGGGGCGGCTCGACCTGGTCGACGTGCCGGGTGAGCTGACCTATCCGGCCCGCGCCGAAGCCGCGGCGGACTACTTCTTCGAAGTGACCGGAAGGCCGTGGGTCGCGGCCGTCGAGGCTGACGGGACGGGGGTGGCCCAGCTGTCCACCGGCCGCCTGCGTGGCCGGAAGCTGTTCCTGTAGGGCGAATCCACCGGCGGACGCCGCTGGCAGGAATGGCTGGCTCCCGGCGCCGGTGGCTACCTGGAAATCCAGGCCGGGCTGGCCCGCACCCAGCTGGAACACCTGCGCCTGCCGCCAGGGGAGAGCTGGGACTGGCTGGAGGCCTACGGTCCGGTCGCCGCGGATCCGGCCGCGGTGCACGGCGAAGACTGGACGGCGGCCCGCGAAGCCGTCGCCGCCGGTCTGCCGTCCGCGGAAGTCCTGGACGAGTACCACGACGACTGGCGGAAGATCGCCGACGTCACCCCGGAATCCTTCCTGGCCACCGGTTCCGGCTGGGGCGCGCTGGAGAACCGGCGCGCGCCGATGTGCCTGCCCGGCACGCCGTTCCCGGACGAGTCACTCGGGCCTGTCCAGGAGCCGTGGCTCGCGTTGCTCGACGGGACGCCGCCGGACGGGGATCCGCTCACGGTGCCACCGCCGACGCTGGTGAACCGGTACTGGGCGGATCTCCTGGAGTACGCCCCGAAGAACTGGCTCACCTGGTACCACCGCGGTGTGGCGTACTGGGTGGCCGGACGGCATTCGGACGCGGTCGGTGCCTGGCGTGAGTCGGTCTCGACGGCCGAGAACCCCTGGGCACTAAGGAATCTGGCGGTCGCCACCGCCGGGCACGAGGCCGCCTGGCTGTACCGGCGGGCGGTCGCTCTCGCGCCGTCACTGCGTCCTCTGGTCGTCGAGGCCATCGCGGCGCAACTCGCCGCCGGCCTCCCGGACGAAGCCGGCGAGCTGCTGGCCGGGCTGCCCGTGGAGGGGCGGATCGCCCTGCTGACCGCCCGCACCCGGCTCGCCCTCGGCGACGTCGCCGGGGCCAAGGCCGTGTACGACACGGGTTTCGAGGTCGCGAACATCAGGGAAGGGGAAACGTCTTTGTCGGACACCTGGGCGGCGGTTTCCGAGGAACCGCTGCCGGAACAGCACGACTTCCGGATGAAGTGACCGGCCTGGCCACTCGACCGGCGTGCCGCACGCGGCGGACAACCGCGATGCAGCATACTGCTCGAAACAGTGGCCAACAGCGCAACGTCATGCGCGATAGGCCGCAGCGAGCTAGGAGTGGCGCCGATGGCCCGGCACGAACGGCTGAGCACCCTGCTGGACCTGCTGGGGCAGCGGGAAAAGATCGACGTCGAGGACGTGGCCGAGGAGCTGAACGTCTCCGCGGCCACGATCCGGCGCGACCTCGATCATCTGGCGGAGCAGCAGTTGCTCACCCGCACCAGGGGTGGTGCGGTGGCCAACGATCTCGCCTACGACCTGCCGTTGCGGTACAAGACCGCCCGGCACGTGCCCGAGAAGCAGCGGATCAGCGTCGCCGCGGCGGCGCTCGTCGCGCAGGGCATGGTGGTCGGCCTCAACGGCGGGACCACGACGGCCGGGGTCGCGCGATCGCTGGCGACGAGGTCCGATCTGGCCGGTCTTCGTGATTCGCCAGGGCTGACCGTGGTCACCAACGCGCTGAACATCGCACACGAACTCGCGGTCCGGCCGCATGTGAAGATCGTGGTCACCGGCGGGGTCGCGCGTCCGCAGTCGTTCGAGCTCAGCGGCCCGCTGGCGACGCGTGTGCTCAGCGAACTGACGATCGACCTGCTGTTC is from Amycolatopsis lurida and encodes:
- a CDS encoding ABC transporter substrate-binding protein, translated to MDGDTKVVSLEPRTLDGIFSCLTTLGEVLGVSERAAAETRLLRDRLAAVRDRVAGRPRPRVAAIEWLDPLWPAGHWVPEQIDAAGGIPLLAAAGEHIRPITWNAVVAARPDVLLLMPCGFPPERTEAELPLLTGLPGWDDIPAVHVLDGPAYFNRPGPRVVDGAEILADLFHG
- a CDS encoding SIS domain-containing protein, with amino-acid sequence MSGTFMAAEIASQPGFWREAAALASANSDLLPPPGARVAIVGCGTSWFIGQAYAVLRESAGLGETDAFAASEFPSARGYDHVVALTRSGTTTEVHALLAKLRGKTPTIAITGVPREIEAAADTIVDLSVVDERSVVQTRFATTALAMLRAHLGEDLTAVADQAERVLAEPLPDELVTAEQFSFLGTGWSVGIANEAALKFREACLLWTESYPAWDYRHGPISISEPGRVTWMFGQAPEGLAGDVARAGGLFVESGLDPLADLVRAQRVAGAIAARKGLDPDNPRSLTRSVVLT
- a CDS encoding 1-phosphofructokinase family hexose kinase yields the protein MIVTVTPNTALDVTYTVDGLRPGDVHRVRDVRHRAGGKGVNVARVLHTLGADVRAVFTAGGSTGAAVVGELAAAGIAAGVVPIGGETRRTTTVLAGDGSVTLLNEPGPRLTEDEWQALASAVRTRKPDVLVCSGSLPPGAGGYAGLFGDTPSILDTSGEALLAGLAGKPSVVKPNADELREVTGLSDPVAAANELRKAGAGAVVVSLGPEGLLAVTGSGTWHAAPSTVLRGNTTGAGDAVVAALALGLSRVEPWPDILRRAVALSGAAVLGPLAGDVDLAHYQAEQGLVAVRARPD
- a CDS encoding class II fructose-bisphosphate aldolase, with product MPLVGAGEIVGAAAAARSGCGAFNAIQLEHITAIVDGAAAAERPVIVQLSQNAVKYHGSLAPVGAAALAAARSAATPVAVHLDHAESADLVREAVALGFGSVMFDASKLDYTDNVRTTREVAAYCHDHGVWVEAELGEVGGKDGVHAPGARTDPDEAAEFVASTGVDALAVAVGSSHAMLTRDAALDFELIARLRERVPVPLVLHGSSGVPDDGLAEAVRAGMTKINIATQLNKVFTAAAAEDWRAHPERVDPRKYLGAGRAAVAVEVRRLLGVLKL
- a CDS encoding ABC transporter substrate-binding protein, with protein sequence MRVGRLTTVTSATAGVALLLAGCGGGDTAGGTGENALPGVDQFLNAPCPEAAAKPATDKEFTYWSMWTADEPQGKVLQKAFKCFQEKTGVKVDVQWLGRKAYTQNLVPALNTDAVPDLFDQDVSKVGAAVMTPGGTQSVDDVFAMKVGEGDKTVKDVLSPSSYDFPQNKDREGHNFMVPYTIQSSAWWFNKDTAGDIQQPKTMDELIGLFDKAKADGKAAISLDGDIPFYNMYFYTQLAERYVGAGGLYKAATDKTGQAWKTEPGFLKAATETAKLPKYFIDGWDAAKFPQVQQRWADGDSRFLYVGSWAPSETREYLDKQGAGTKINYGSFQFPMSEGATHDTVEQMSIGFSVTKKAKHPEAAKAFIAYFLNKDLLAGIPIVADNLVPRADLAVPDDLKQVKAALDDPKKEHVLQYDGIDGVAGGKWQTDVFDPADIALLKGQITPQQFVDQLATKGAEFWKNQG
- a CDS encoding carbohydrate ABC transporter permease is translated as MATVTTPTTPTTPSARSVNAGAHLRRKKRLFWPFAAPALVLYLAFLVLPTIATVVLSFTSWAGAGDTPEPNGVTNYTQMWASDSFQYAFRNTLIYVFLGGIGTFALAFLFTMVLRDMKGGKIVRAILFFPNIVAPVALGMFLGFVFKYQPGKQGLANYVLESLGADAAKFLAPSNVTGVVTASLIWASSGFYITILMAAVDRIPPYLYEDAELGGASPWQKFKHITLPMTWDVVGVAGVLWTINALKIFELVFVLAGPGTYAPPNEAWTLGIYVFDRTFGSNGTPDFGAACACAVAMIALVSVLVVLLRRLMRRDAIQF
- a CDS encoding carbohydrate ABC transporter permease is translated as MSVTDVEVPARPSPKPVRKPPRKPRPAPGSKRFSPLRVLGSTIVWLFTAGNILVLYWLLTASFKTPVEIFTKPFALPYQWFHVGKPFRNFIYAWNNAGFGQAVLTTVLLVGLATVVTVAVSAPCAYALTRLGVRGAGPMTNVVAIGMGVPFQTVIIPLFVVLSKVHLDNEYGLFVLYVALSIPFTVFLMTGFFRSLPDELEEAAALDGASPTRTFFSVMLPLTRGGMITALTLNAIGLWNETLLAIVFLKDQAHFTLSRALFTFYGAASYQSEYGGLIAGVAIVVLPMLVLYLVLARRIITGLTLGAGK
- a CDS encoding ABC transporter ATP-binding protein, whose translation is MATVTFSDTTRFYAGVDRPAVDGLDLEVADGEFLVLVGPSGCGKSTTLRMLAGLEGVDDGSIHIGDRDVTELPPKDRDIAMVFQNYALYPHMTVGENIGFHLKLAKMAKAERERKVREAAGVLDLTEYLDRKPANLSGGQRQRVAMGRAIVREPSVFLMDEPLSNLDAKLRVQTRTQIASLQRRLGITTLYVTHDQVEAMTMGDRVAVLKDGILQQCDTPVGLFAKPVNVFVAGFIGSPAMNLLKTTVDADGAVAGGTRLPLTPAQRSALTGPGIVVGVRPEGWTIGDGGFEAVVEVVEELGSDQYLYCRDGDRVLTVRTPGMAPWQRGEPITLTPQPGAVHLFDAATGDRLPDA
- a CDS encoding DUF5107 domain-containing protein, translating into MTRLYRTGLLLPAAELGPENPLPPLRKPEAVAKVSNVDELPPDLAENIGYGRLDTPLPCLLQDGYTRERTERELAALVLENDELRATVLPSLGGRLYSLVHKPSGRELLYRNPVFQPANLALRDAWFAGGVEWNLGSTGHTTLTCEPMFAAEIEGPDGTPMLRLWEWERTRDLPYQIDFWLPDGSDHLLVAVRVRNPHPHDVPVYWWSNIAVPQNEGTRVLAPATQAWHYGYSGRLDLVDVPGELTYPARAEAAADYFFEVTGRPWVAAVEADGTGVAQLSTGRLRGRKLFL
- a CDS encoding DeoR/GlpR family DNA-binding transcription regulator, translated to MARHERLSTLLDLLGQREKIDVEDVAEELNVSAATIRRDLDHLAEQQLLTRTRGGAVANDLAYDLPLRYKTARHVPEKQRISVAAAALVAQGMVVGLNGGTTTAGVARSLATRSDLAGLRDSPGLTVVTNALNIAHELAVRPHVKIVVTGGVARPQSFELSGPLATRVLSELTIDLLFLGVDAFDADAGAFAHHEGEASINRLMVERAERVVAVADGSKLGRRAFARICATPQVHALVTDSNADPKVLRAFEAAGVEVQAV